One Synechocystis sp. LKSZ1 genomic window, CAGTAATGACAATGACAGTTGGAATTGTGGCTGGGAAGGGTCGACGGATGACCCGGGGATTAACCGTCTTCGTCAGCGGCAAATTAAAAATGCCCTGGCCCTGCTGATGGTTAGTCAAGGTGTTCCCATGCTGTTGATGGGCGATGAAATGGGTCGCACTAAGTTAGGCAATAATAATACCTACTGTCACGATAATGCACTGAACTGGTTAGACTGGACGCTGGTAGAACGCCAGGCAAGTTTACTCCAGTTTTGTCAGCACTTGATTGCTTTTCGTCAGGCCCATCCGGTGTTACGCAATCCTGCCCATTTTCAGAATCGTGACTATGTTGGCAGTGGTTATCCTGATATTAGTTGGCATGGAACGAAGGCCTGGTATGTGGATTGGTCCTCTGCTCATATTTTGGCCTTTATGCTCTGTGGAAAACATGCTAAACAGGGACAAGTTACCGATGACTATCTCTACATTGGCATGAATCTCCACTGGCAGGCCCACGGCTTTGAGCTACCCCAGCTTCCGTCAGGAATGCAATGGCATGTTTTTGCCAACACCGGTGTTGAGCCGCCGGCCGACAGTTGTCATCCAGGCCAAGAGACCGTTCTAGAAGACCAAGCATCGATTTTACTGGGAGAACGCTCGGTCGTAATTCTTGTCGGCAGATAAATTCCCTCTTCATTTTGTTTACCCAAAGAGAAAACTACTATGGCTTTTGATGCAACCTTAACGATTACCAACGACCTTGGCACCATCACTCTAGTTGGTGAATTGGATGCGAGTACGGCTCCGCTTTTCCAAGAAAAAGTGAAGGAAGCTGCTACCTACGACCTCAAAAAACTCGTGTTACGGATGGAGGAGCTTGACTACATGGCCAGTGCCGGTCTGCGGGTTTTGATCTTCTCCAAGCAGCAAATGGGCACAGGCGTCACGATTTTTGTGGTTGGCCCCCAGGAAATGGTCAAAGATACTCTAGAGAAAACCGGCTTTCACCATAGTGTGGTCATGCTAGAGCAGTACGATTCGGAACAAATCGCTAACTACTGAGGTTGAAGTAATTACTGGAGTACAGGGTTTTGAGGAAGATTGAATGAATGAACCCGGGCCTTCCCATGAAGCGTTATTGGCGGAAATCTCTCAGCTAAAGCAGGAGGTTGCTGACCTTCGCCAAGAGAATGCCTTCATCAGAACTCAAAAACAACTGGTCGAGAATATTGTTTTCATGACCCGTGCTTCTTTGGAGGACGAGACTCGCCCGGACCATTCCAAGACGCACCACTTAATTGAGAATCTGATTAGAGCCGTCTATCAATCCTCTGAAGAAAGTGGTGTCCAGTCTTCCTTACAAAATGTACTCCATGCGACGGTAGAGCTAGCCAACGCCGATAAGGGGAGCTTATTCTTGTTGGATAATCAGGGCCAGGTCATTCATAGCATTCTCACTCGTGATGAATCGCGTCAATCGACGAGTTCTGAAGAACGCCGGCAACTGGTTCAGAGTATTTTTGATCAAGGTCTAGCTGGCTGGGTATATCAACATCAGCAAGTCGGTCTTATCCTTGACACCGAACAGGATAGCCGCTGGCTGACCCTACCGGATCAGCCTTACACAGTGCGCTCGGCCCTGGCAGTTCCGATTCTTCGAGGACAGAAAATCCTGGCGATTATTACCCTCCTGCATTCTCAACCCAGGCATTTTAATGAAGCGGTTGCCAATCTCCTGGAAATTATGGCCAATCAAATTGCCCTGAGCTTAGAAATGTTTGCCCTCAAGCGAGCCTTTCAACGGGAGCAGTCCGCCTCGGCCATGCAACGACAACTCTTAGAAAACCTGGTAGAACGGGGACAATGTTCCCGCGAAACTGAAATTCTAAAAACGACTCTGCAAAAAACAGTTGATCTTTCTGCGGAACTCACTGACGCAGAAACCAGCAGTCTTTTTTTATTAGACGGCAATGGCAAAGTGGTGGATGCCATTTTGTCCCGTCGAGAGGTTACCGCCCAACAACGGGCCAGTCTGATCGGAACTGTTTTGGATCGAGGCTTAGCGGGTTGGGTGATTCGTCATCAACAAATTGGTCTGATTACCGATACCGAGCAGGACGAACGCTGGCTCACCTTACCCGACCAACCCTACGCCGTCCGTTCGGCCTTCGCCATTCCCATCTTGCATGCCAATCAGCTTTTAGGCATTCTCACTCTGCTCCATTCCCAGCCGCGTCACTTTAGCTCGGAAGTGGTGGATCAGATGAAAATGACTGCAGATCAGATTGCCCTTGTCCTTGAAAATGCTCGGCTTTACTCCAAGTTAGATCAATATTCCAAGGCCCTGGATGCAGAACTCAAAAAAGGGCGACAAATTCAGATTGATTTTTTACCCTATCAACTCTGTAGCCCTCCCAACTGGGATATTGCCGCTTGTTTTTATCCAGCGAAACAGGTGGCTGGAGACTTTTATGATTGTTTTTACCTCGATGACGGAGAACATATTGGTCTAGTGATTGCCGATGTCTGTGATAAAGGCGTCGGAGCGGCCCTATTTATGGCCCTGTTTCGTAGTTTAATTCGTATTTTTTCCAGCCAATCTAACCTACGAGGGGATGTATCCCGTCTGATAGAGGAAGAAACGCCCTCCCAGGGCTGGTTGGGCAGTCCGAAGGCGAACCATGTCCATTGGAATGCCCTCCAAGCCGTCAAACTTACGAATGATTACGTGGCATTGATTCATCCTAATTTATGCATGTTTGCCACCCTCTTTTTCGGAATCCTGGATCCCCAGAGCGGCTTGTTGACTTACATCAATGGTGGCCATGAACCCTTATTTATTCTGGATCGAGACGGCATCAAGGCCACCTTGCAACCCACGAGTCCGGCGGTAGGCATGATGCCCAATACTCAATTTTCTCTAGAGCAAGTCATTTTAGAACCGGGTGATATCTTGCTGGGCTATACCGATGGTGTCCCTGAGGGAAAAAATGAAGCGGGGGAGCAGTTTAGAATGCAACGATTATTGCCTCTCTTGACGCCCGCTCCGGAGTCTGCAGCAGAACTGCTAGACCGTATAAAAAATGAGCTTTTTCATTACATGGGTCAAGCCCCCCAATTTGATGACATCACAATGTTGGCGGTACGCCGCTATCTCACTTAGTTTATTAAGGTCACTTCTCTATGGAACGATTAACTGTACCAGGAACCCTCACTTCCCTTCGTGAGATCGCCAACTATGTCATGACAGCAGCTAGCCAAGCTGGCCTGGATAAGAAAGCCGCCTATAAACTCCGCCTCGCCGTGGATGAAGTTGCAACCAATATTATTTTGCATGGTTATCAAGAAGCCGGCTTGGAAGGTGATTTAAGCATAGAAGCTGGTTTAGACCCCAAAAAACTAACGCTGGTGATTGAAGATCAGGCCCTGCCCTACGACCCCACTCAACATCAACTTCCTAGCGAACAGGATCTTACTCAATCCTTAAATGAACGGACTGAAGGTGGTCTGGGAATTTATTTAGTACTGGAGGGGGTAGATAAGTTTTTATACGAAAGATCAGGAAATTTGAATCGCAATATTTTTATCATGAATATACCAGTGGCTTAAGTTTTTTTGCACTAAATCACTTGACATATAGGACACTATTCCATGAATATCGCTTCTTCTCCCCCAGCTCAGGTAATGACCATCTCTAGTGAATCGGAATTTGAGTTCTTATTTACACGGTCTATTGAATTTCGTCAAGAGACGATTTATTTTATAATTGTTGATCGTTTTAATGATGGAGATCCCCGAAACAATCCAGGTGCTAATCCAAATCTTTTTGATTCCACAAGACAAAAATGGGGTAAATACTGGGGAGGAGATCTCCAGGGAATTATTGATAAATTGGATTATTTAAAAGGAATGGGAGTGACTGCCCTCTGGCTTTCTCCCCTATTTGAGCAAGTAGAGGAAATGCAGTTTGAAAGTGCGGCCATGCATGGTTACTGGACAAAAGATTTTAAACGAATCAACCCTCGTTTTCTGGATCCTGATGAAGAGAATTCTCTGTTAAAAAGTACGGTCTTTAACCAATTGATTGAAGAAATGCATCGGCGGGGCATGAAATTAATCTTGGATATTGTTTGTAACCATAGTAGTCCTGATGTCAACGGACATAAGGGAGAACTCTACGATGATGGTGTCTTAATTGCTGATTTTTATAATGATAGGAACCATTGGTATCATCATAATCCTGAAATTACTGATTGGGAAGATGAGTGGCAATTACTTTATGGAGAAATGGCTGGTCTGGCAACTTTTAATGAAAGTAATATTGATTACCGCAACTATATTAAATCCGCCATTAAGCTCTGGCTAGACCGTGGCGTCGATGCCTTAAGGATTGATACGGTCAAGCATATGCCTATCTGGTTTTGGCAGGAATTTATGACCGACATTCAAACTCATAAGCCTTCGGTTTTTGCCTTTGGAGAATGGGGGTTTAGTAAGCCATGGGATAAAGGTTCAGTCAATTTTGCTAATTATTCTGGAATGTCAATCCTAGACTTTGGTCTTTGTGAAGCCGTTCGAGGGGCCTTGGCCAAGGGAGATCCCCAAGGGTTTCAATTAGTCCAAAATATCTTCGACTTAGATCATTTATATAATCGAGCGACAGAGTTGATTACCTTTGTCGATAACCATGATATGCCTCGTTTTCAAAGCCTAAATTCCGATCCGGATTTATTGCGTTTGGCGGTGGGGCTGATCATGACCTCTCGGGGCATTCCCTGTATTTATTACGGTACGGAACAATATCTCCATAACGATACCAATGGTGGTAACGATCCCTATAACCGCCCCATGATGGAGCGTTGGGATACAAATTCTCCTCTTTATCAAGCTTTGCAACTCTTTTCTAAACTACGACGCGTTAATCCTGCCGTCTCTCTGGGGAGTCAATTACAAAAATATGTCTCTCCAGATGTCTATTGTTATACGCGGTGCTATCGAGATTATCGTTGTTTTGTAGCAATGAATCGAGGTTCCTACACCACCATTGATCTTCTGCATACAGATTTAGAGGATGGTGAGTATTCTTGTATGTTGACCCGTCGTCAATTTCAAGTTAACAATGGCCAATTGCACGGTCTTACCCTACATCCGAAGGAAATGATTGTCTTAAGTTATTTAGGCGATCGAGTGAAGGGTCAAACCATTGTCCGAGTGGAATTAAATGGCCTGACAACCCAGCTAGGGGAAACAGTAGTGGTAACGGGAGACTGCCCTGAATTAGGTAATTGGGATATTAGCCGTGCCTATGCACTGGAATACATTAGTGGCAACCTCTGGTTTGGCGAAATCCCCTTTAATGAAAGTGCCGGCAAGGCCATTGCTTACAAGTATGCTTTAGTCCGCTCTGGGGGCCAGTTGTCCCCGGCCTATGACCATTATCCCCGCTACGAAAGCACGGTATGCCGCCGCTGGATTCTAGCGAAGCAGGGAACTGTGAAGTGGAATGATCGCTGGTTCTCCCTTTAGGCCATGCTCGGATTTTGGATAGACGGTTGATCGGTCTAGGCAACATTAGAGTTTGTTAGGATCGTAGCGGCCTAGATCTCTGAAATTAACCCATGACCGTGCTTGCTCTCGATCCCTTCCAGCCCCCCCAATTCTGGTACTGGCAGGGCCATGCCATTGCCTACCAAGCCTGCGGTGACAGCGGGCCAGCGGTTGTTTTGGTTCATGGTTTTGGGGCCTCCTGGGGCCATTGGCGCAAAAATTTACCCATCCTTGGCCAGACCTGTCGTTGCTATGCCTTAGATTTAATTGGCTTTGGGGACTCGGCCAAACCATTACCGAAAAGCGAAATCGATTACACCTTTGAAACCTGGGCCACTTTAGTAGCGGATTTTTGCCGAGAAGTTGTTCAGGGCCCGGCTTTTTTAGTCGGCAATTCCATTGGTTGCGTGGTGGTGATGCAGTGCGCAGTGGATTTTCCAGAGCAGGTGTTAGGAATTGCTGCCCTCAATTGTTCCCTGCGTCTCCTCCATGAACGCAAGCGCAGTGCCCTTCCTTGGTATCGTCGAGTTGGCGCTCGTTTACTCCAGGCCTTGTTACAAAATCCCGCTGTTGGCCAGTTCTTTTTCCGTCAGGTGGCCCAGGCCAAGACCGTCCGCCAGGCTCTGCATCAGGCCTATGCTCGGCCGGAAGCCGTTACCGAGGAATTAGTGGAAATGCTCCTAAAGCCAGCCCGAGACCCCGGCGCCGCGGCGGTGTTTTTGGCTTTTACCAACTATTCCCAAGGCCCTTTACCGGAGGATCTGCTACCCCAACTTACCTGTCCCACGTTGATCCTGTGGGGAGCTGAAGACCCCTGGGAACCCCTGAGCTTGGGCCAGGCCCTGGCCGACTATCCGGCGGTCGAACAATTTATTCCCCTGCCGGGCTTAGGCCATTGTCCCCAGGATGAAGGGCCAGAAATCGTCAACCCCATTTTGCAAGCCTGGATTCAGGAAAAAGCCTCCCAGTCTAGTCCTCCGTCTCCTCTAGGGGCCCATCTACCTGTTGATTAAAACCGTAGATAACTCGCTGGCCCCCGAAGGCCACCAAGGGCACCTCTTTTTCGTCCCCCGGTTCAAAGCGAATGGCGGTGCCAGCCGGAATATCTAAGCGCATCCCCTTACTGGCCGCTCGCTCAAAAACCAGAGCACTGTTGACCTCATAGAAATGAAAATGGGAACCCACCTGAATAGGACGATCACCACTATTGGCCACGGTGAGTCGTCGGGTCGGCCGGCCGCTATTGAGTTTGATTACCCCCTGGGGCGTTCTGATTTCACCGGGAATCATAGTTTATTGCTTCCTAACGAATGGGTTGGTGGACGGTAACAAGTTTGGTGCCATCGAGGAAAGTCGCTTCGACTTGGACTTCATCAATCATTTCGGGCACTCCCTCCATCACATCGTCTCGTGTCAGGATTTGCTGGCCATCTCGCATCAGTTCCGCCACTGTCTTTCCTTCCCGGGCCCCTTCCAAAATCTGGGCTGTGAGGTAGGCGACAGCTTCAGGGTAGTTAAGCTTGAGGCCCTTAGCCCGACGACGTTCTGCCAAGAGAGCGGCGGTAAAAATCAGGAGTTTATCTTTTTCTTGGGGAGAGAGTTGCATAGGAGTTGCCTAGAGTTGCCAGATGCGAGGCGTGAGGGGGGAACGTCCGAGGTATTGGACGCGCAAAAAAGACCAAACCGCGATAAACCAGGCCTTAAGCTCTGCCATAGACGCACCTCGATAGCGACAGAGGAGTCCCTGGGGCAGTTGCGTGACCCCCGCTTCGCCTTGGCCCTGTTGAGCCTCCCATAGCTGGCGGATTTGGGTCATAACGGCTGGAGTTGCTACTTTTCCCACCCAGCATAGCGTGGCCGCTATAGGCTGTCCAGCTAGGCCATTGGCATGGTCACAGGCCCCCAGATCGGCTGGCAACCATTGGTGTTCAATCCAGAGGGGAGTCGGCCCCCGCCAAATTTCCGTACTGGCTTTCCAGTCGCCCTGCTGAAAGCGTTCTCCCCTGGCCGTGCGGCCAAAGCGCATCATTTCCCAACCGAGATAATGGGCATTTTCCGCCAATTCAATGCGAGTGTTTTGCCGGTACCGGGCCTGGTTATAGAGAATGGTTTCCTGGGGTAAGTATTCGAGACAGGCATTTTCCCCTAACCGAATGACCGTTGTTTGCTCTGATGCCTGTGAATGCCCATAAACCTTAGTCGCGGCGGGCGTGGTAATCAGACTCTGGCAATGGGCTTCCAAGTCGATCGTTTGCTGTAGGAAATCTCCCCCGACGAGGCCCCCCGCTGTATGCAGTACTACGGAATGACAAATCTCTGGCCCTTCAGGATAAAAGGCCCGTTGTAGTCGCAGAGGTGCCTGGGTATAGGCCGAGGCCACTTGGGTTGTTTGCTGGTGACGCTGGTAGGCCAAATCGAGACGGCCCTGCCAACGAGAAGATGGAAGGTTGGTCACGATGATGTTAGATAAGCTTCGATGAAATCTTTGACCTGGCCCAGGCCCTCTTGGGTTTTCAGGTTGGTAAAGACGAAGGGTTTCTGGGGACGCATGGTTTGACTATCACGGGCCATCACCTCCAGACTCGCCCCGACCTGGGGGGCCAGATCAATTTTGTTAATCACCAGTAGATCGGATTTGGTAATCCCCGGCCCGCCCTTGCGGGGAATTTTGTCGCCAGCGGCCACATCAATCACATAGATGGTTAAATCCACTAATTCCGGGCTAAAGGTCGCGGCCAAATTGTCGCCCCCACTCTCTACAAAAATCAACTGGAGGTCAGGAAAGCGGTTTTCCAGGTCTTCAATAGCCACTAAGTTAATCGATGCATCCTCCCGAATGGCGGTGTGGGGACAGCCGCCGGTTTCGACGCCAATAATCCGTTCCGGGGCCAGGGCCTGGGAGCGCACCAGGAATTGGGCATCCTCTTGGGTGTAGATGTCGTTGGTTACGACCCCAATCTGCCATTGTTCTCGCATCTGCTTGCAGAGGGCATCCACTAACGCCGTTTTCCCAGACCCCACGGGCCCGGCTACCCCGACCCTTAATGCCGTTATCGCCACTTCGTATCCTCCTTCAGGCCCTAACTCCGAAACAAGCGGCTGTATTGTTGTTCGTGCTTCATACTAGCTAATCCCAGCCCCAGGCTACAACTGTAGAGTTGGTCATCGGCCAGGGCCAGGATTGAAGGATAGACCGCTTGGATAACCGCATTCATCGCCAAGAGGATTCGTTGACCCGCTGTTTGGCCTAGGGGAATTAACTTCACCCCCGCGGTGATCTGATTACTGACCCAACTCTGGAGAAAGGCTTGCAAGGCAGATTCTGGGGGAATTTGCCAATGGGCGGCCCCCAGGCCAAAAGCCAGAGCGTAGTGACAGGGTTCGTTCAAAGCTGCTTGAAGATCGATGAAGTGGGGATGGGGAGCCAGATTAGTTAGCAAATTTAATA contains:
- a CDS encoding anti-sigma factor antagonist (This anti-anti-sigma factor, or anti-sigma factor antagonist, belongs to a family that includes characterized members SpoIIAA, RsbV, RsfA, and RsfB.), coding for MAFDATLTITNDLGTITLVGELDASTAPLFQEKVKEAATYDLKKLVLRMEELDYMASAGLRVLIFSKQQMGTGVTIFVVGPQEMVKDTLEKTGFHHSVVMLEQYDSEQIANY
- a CDS encoding SpoIIE family protein phosphatase; translated protein: MNEPGPSHEALLAEISQLKQEVADLRQENAFIRTQKQLVENIVFMTRASLEDETRPDHSKTHHLIENLIRAVYQSSEESGVQSSLQNVLHATVELANADKGSLFLLDNQGQVIHSILTRDESRQSTSSEERRQLVQSIFDQGLAGWVYQHQQVGLILDTEQDSRWLTLPDQPYTVRSALAVPILRGQKILAIITLLHSQPRHFNEAVANLLEIMANQIALSLEMFALKRAFQREQSASAMQRQLLENLVERGQCSRETEILKTTLQKTVDLSAELTDAETSSLFLLDGNGKVVDAILSRREVTAQQRASLIGTVLDRGLAGWVIRHQQIGLITDTEQDERWLTLPDQPYAVRSAFAIPILHANQLLGILTLLHSQPRHFSSEVVDQMKMTADQIALVLENARLYSKLDQYSKALDAELKKGRQIQIDFLPYQLCSPPNWDIAACFYPAKQVAGDFYDCFYLDDGEHIGLVIADVCDKGVGAALFMALFRSLIRIFSSQSNLRGDVSRLIEEETPSQGWLGSPKANHVHWNALQAVKLTNDYVALIHPNLCMFATLFFGILDPQSGLLTYINGGHEPLFILDRDGIKATLQPTSPAVGMMPNTQFSLEQVILEPGDILLGYTDGVPEGKNEAGEQFRMQRLLPLLTPAPESAAELLDRIKNELFHYMGQAPQFDDITMLAVRRYLT
- a CDS encoding ATP-binding protein; translation: MERLTVPGTLTSLREIANYVMTAASQAGLDKKAAYKLRLAVDEVATNIILHGYQEAGLEGDLSIEAGLDPKKLTLVIEDQALPYDPTQHQLPSEQDLTQSLNERTEGGLGIYLVLEGVDKFLYERSGNLNRNIFIMNIPVA
- a CDS encoding alpha-amylase family glycosyl hydrolase, which gives rise to MNIASSPPAQVMTISSESEFEFLFTRSIEFRQETIYFIIVDRFNDGDPRNNPGANPNLFDSTRQKWGKYWGGDLQGIIDKLDYLKGMGVTALWLSPLFEQVEEMQFESAAMHGYWTKDFKRINPRFLDPDEENSLLKSTVFNQLIEEMHRRGMKLILDIVCNHSSPDVNGHKGELYDDGVLIADFYNDRNHWYHHNPEITDWEDEWQLLYGEMAGLATFNESNIDYRNYIKSAIKLWLDRGVDALRIDTVKHMPIWFWQEFMTDIQTHKPSVFAFGEWGFSKPWDKGSVNFANYSGMSILDFGLCEAVRGALAKGDPQGFQLVQNIFDLDHLYNRATELITFVDNHDMPRFQSLNSDPDLLRLAVGLIMTSRGIPCIYYGTEQYLHNDTNGGNDPYNRPMMERWDTNSPLYQALQLFSKLRRVNPAVSLGSQLQKYVSPDVYCYTRCYRDYRCFVAMNRGSYTTIDLLHTDLEDGEYSCMLTRRQFQVNNGQLHGLTLHPKEMIVLSYLGDRVKGQTIVRVELNGLTTQLGETVVVTGDCPELGNWDISRAYALEYISGNLWFGEIPFNESAGKAIAYKYALVRSGGQLSPAYDHYPRYESTVCRRWILAKQGTVKWNDRWFSL
- a CDS encoding alpha/beta fold hydrolase; its protein translation is MTVLALDPFQPPQFWYWQGHAIAYQACGDSGPAVVLVHGFGASWGHWRKNLPILGQTCRCYALDLIGFGDSAKPLPKSEIDYTFETWATLVADFCREVVQGPAFLVGNSIGCVVVMQCAVDFPEQVLGIAALNCSLRLLHERKRSALPWYRRVGARLLQALLQNPAVGQFFFRQVAQAKTVRQALHQAYARPEAVTEELVEMLLKPARDPGAAAVFLAFTNYSQGPLPEDLLPQLTCPTLILWGAEDPWEPLSLGQALADYPAVEQFIPLPGLGHCPQDEGPEIVNPILQAWIQEKASQSSPPSPLGAHLPVD
- a CDS encoding urease subunit beta encodes the protein MIPGEIRTPQGVIKLNSGRPTRRLTVANSGDRPIQVGSHFHFYEVNSALVFERAASKGMRLDIPAGTAIRFEPGDEKEVPLVAFGGQRVIYGFNQQVDGPLEETED
- the ureA gene encoding urease subunit gamma, producing the protein MQLSPQEKDKLLIFTAALLAERRRAKGLKLNYPEAVAYLTAQILEGAREGKTVAELMRDGQQILTRDDVMEGVPEMIDEVQVEATFLDGTKLVTVHQPIR
- a CDS encoding urease accessory protein UreD, encoding MTNLPSSRWQGRLDLAYQRHQQTTQVASAYTQAPLRLQRAFYPEGPEICHSVVLHTAGGLVGGDFLQQTIDLEAHCQSLITTPAATKVYGHSQASEQTTVIRLGENACLEYLPQETILYNQARYRQNTRIELAENAHYLGWEMMRFGRTARGERFQQGDWKASTEIWRGPTPLWIEHQWLPADLGACDHANGLAGQPIAATLCWVGKVATPAVMTQIRQLWEAQQGQGEAGVTQLPQGLLCRYRGASMAELKAWFIAVWSFLRVQYLGRSPLTPRIWQL
- the ureG gene encoding urease accessory protein UreG — its product is MAITALRVGVAGPVGSGKTALVDALCKQMREQWQIGVVTNDIYTQEDAQFLVRSQALAPERIIGVETGGCPHTAIREDASINLVAIEDLENRFPDLQLIFVESGGDNLAATFSPELVDLTIYVIDVAAGDKIPRKGGPGITKSDLLVINKIDLAPQVGASLEVMARDSQTMRPQKPFVFTNLKTQEGLGQVKDFIEAYLTSS
- a CDS encoding urease accessory protein UreF, whose protein sequence is MATPMPTNSALLALLQLASPSLPLGAYCYSEGLEYLTQQDIQTAEALEQWLTQELTYGAIRIEAALMLRGYRHHQDREQFLVWNTWLTAHKETQELRAQSWQMGKSLLNLLTNLAPHPHFIDLQAALNEPCHYALAFGLGAAHWQIPPESALQAFLQSWVSNQITAGVKLIPLGQTAGQRILLAMNAVIQAVYPSILALADDQLYSCSLGLGLASMKHEQQYSRLFRS